A part of Perca fluviatilis chromosome 15, GENO_Pfluv_1.0, whole genome shotgun sequence genomic DNA contains:
- the mpp2a gene encoding MAGUK p55 subfamily member 2a, with the protein MPVASTRTEPVPQVLDAMSDTTTSSTTANDLDLIYLKGIMESPLEQEESLKEPRPSPVRENNVELLQEILSDLDPFTHHSDTAAELTRILTQPHFKSLLETHDSVASQACDSPPPSPCDFVDNEQEDGHTQNVPPDAIRMVGIRKVAGENLGVTFKVEGGELIIARILHGGMIDQQGLLHVGDIIKEVNGREVGRDARVLQEELQAASVSVVLKILPSYHEAIPPRKVFFKCHYDYDPANDNLIPCKEAGLRFETGDILQIVNQDDVNWWQGRHVEGGSTGLIPSQMLEEKRKAFVKRDVELAPAGNLCTGVGGKKKKKMMYVTTKNAEFDRHEILLYEEVAKVPPFKRKTLILIGAQGVGRRRLKNKLLLRDPLLFGTTIPYTSRKPKKEDRESRMYAFTSRSKMEADIKNGRYLEHGEYDGSLYGIKIDSIHEVVEAGRVCILDINPQSLKVLRTSEFLPYVVFLQSPEFEVLKAMNHSAAEAGVVPKTLTDEELQRTCDESAKIQAACGHYFDLSIINDDLDETYRTVKVALETVSKNPQWVPVTWVF; encoded by the exons GAGCAAGAGGAGAGCCTTAAGGAGCCGCGTCCGTCGCCAGTGAGGGAGAACAACGTGGAGCTCCTGCAGGAGATCCTCAGTGACCTGGACCCCTTCACACACCACTCCGACACCGCAGCAGAGCTCACCCGCATACTCACACAGCCTCACTTTAAg TCTCTACTGGAAACTCATGATTCAGTGGCGTCCCAGGCATGCGATAGCCCACCCCCCAGCCCATGTGATTTTGTGGATAATGAGCAGGAGGATGGCCACACACAAAACGTTCCACCGGACGCAATCCGCATGGTGGGCATACGCAAAGTGGCGGGGGAGAACCTG GGTGTGACATTTAAAGTAGAGGGGGGTGAGCTGATCATAGCCCGAATCCTCCATGGAGGGATGATAGACCAGCAAGGACTGCTGCACGTGGGAGATATAATCAAAGAG GTGAATGGACGAGAGGTGGGCCGGGATGCCAGGGTGCTGCAGGAGGAGCTGCAAGCAGCGAGTGTGAGCGTAGTTCTGAAGATACTGCCCAGCTACCATGAGGCCATACCGCCTAGAAAG GTGTTCTTTAAGTGTCACTATGACTACGACCCGGCCAACGACAACCTGATTCCCTGTAAGGAGGCAGGCTTGAGGTTTGAGACAGGAGACATCCTGCAGATAGTCAACCAGGATGATGTCAACTGGTGGCAG GGCCGTCATGTGGAGGGTGGTAGCACGGGGCTGATACCCAGTCAGATGctggaggagaagaggaaagcGTTTGTCAAGAGAGACGTGGAACTGGCGCCAGCAG GGAATCTTTGTACTGGTGTCGgagggaaaaagaagaagaaaatgatgTATGTGACCACCAAAAATGCAG AGTTCGACAGGCATGAGATATTGCTCTACGAGGAGGTGGCCAAGGTCCCGCCTTTCAAGAGGAAAACTCTGATTTTGATTGGTGCCCAGGGTGTGGGGCGGCGGAGACTGAAGAACAAGCTTCTACTGAGGGATCCACTGCTCTTTGGCACCACCATTCCAT ATACCTCCAGAAAGCCCAAAAAGGAAGATCGCGAGAGTCGGATGTACGCCTTCACCAGCCGCAGCAAGATGGAGGCCGACATCAAGAACGGGCGCTATCTTGAACATGGAGAGTACGACGGCAGCCTGTACGGCATCAAGATCGACTCCATACATGAGGTGGTGGAGGCAGGACGCGTCTGCATACTGGACATCAACCCTCAG TCCCTCAAAGTGCTGAGGACCTCGGAGTTCTTGCCCTACGTGGTGTTCCTTCAGTCTCCAGAGTTTGAGGTGCTCAAGGCGATGAACCACTCGGCCGCAGAGGCAGGGGTGGTTCCTAAGACGCTGACG GATGAAGAGCTACAGAGGACATGCGATGAGAGCGCTAAGATCCAGGCAGCCTGCGGCCACTACTTTGACCTCAGCATCATCAACGACGACTTGGATGAGACCTACCGTACTGTCAAGGTCGCCCTGGAAACGGTTTCTAAAAACCCCCAGTGGGTCCCCGTCACCTGGGTTTTCTAG